In the genome of Phlebotomus papatasi isolate M1 chromosome 2, Ppap_2.1, whole genome shotgun sequence, one region contains:
- the LOC129804040 gene encoding zinc finger protein 665 isoform X9, whose translation MCAAQSNPPATFGYTWGFADNTRTESVVEISPNINYTMPYLQLTDSGGITVQKDSKGAIAHTNKGVVRRMIVMNEPFPQTTTQRVITTGSGATTVTHHKKHDVLTNGIIDTKAQTVLTTASGKMHFMSPIGPLQLTAEECNEILAKRAMSAAQTQHTTIATTTDGHHAGIAVQVQKVIQGLEENDDSQTASSTHCKLEPVMSISPKLEFIEQPSSHEEAIPKKERPYSCDECGKSFLLKHHLTTHARVHTGERPHVCVHCGKSFAHKHCLNTHLLLHSTDRPYQCNECKKSFTLKHHLLTHSRVHSRERPFVCQECGRSFPLKRHLVTHSKFHAGERPYVCDDCGESFAQKEHLVMHSRFHGSLNPFVCQDCGATFPRKFQLVNHGRIHGRVPHSCPICGKEFLQKRTLVAHTRLHTGDQPYPCTICGEGFRTKPELNQHNRQVHGGQSTTTTATANTIVATNAIVANNQHAQHVQVHTSQQQQPQQQTHQAQAAAQQQQQQQQQQQQQQQQQQQQQQQQTVTVVTNTNNGLVTTIATPSTAAEAARPQFACRECGSAFNSREALALHLRLHTGDKSLMTDLCALTAAIPGHFLNTNINSGTTVVAANPAVVSPTPVPVQIITSSGQVVSQAMAVQSAPQPQQTVVQTVAPQQKPKTHFCSSCGKGFAAKHGLLQHNRRHTNGSCTLRTHVCECGKAFFQKNHLMLHQRQHLETKPNISQQQAQQNQQAAQQQTQAQQAQQQSQQQSQLSQQQAQQQSQQQSQQAMTRELVINSQPVQVQVLQGNAPQIIKYEIMSHEPGQAIE comes from the exons ATGCCATACTTGCAGTTGACCGATTCTGGTGGGATTACGGTGCAGAAGGATTCAAAAGGAGCTATAGCTCATACAAACAAAGGAGTTGTTCGAAGGATGATTGTCATGAATGAGCCTTTCCCGCAGACCACAACACAGAG GGTTATTACAACAGGCAGTGGAGCCACCACAGTCACTCACCACAAGAAACATGATGTGCTGA CCAATGGAATAATTGATACAAAAGCCCAGACAGTTTTGACAACAGCCAGCGGAAAGATGCATTTTATGAGTCCCATTGGACCACTTCAACTCACAGCAGAGGAGTGTAATGAGATTTTGGCTAAGAGAGCCATGAGTGCTGCCCAAACTCAACATACCACAATAGCAACAACTACAGATGGGCATCATGCAG GAATCGCCGTACAAGTGCAAAAAGTTATTCAGGGTTTGGAGGAAAATGATGATTCACAGACAGCCTCATCGACACATTGCAAATTGGAACCCGTTATGAGTATCTCACCGAAATTGGAG TTCATCGAACAACCAAGTAGCCATGAGGAAGCCATACCGAAGAAAGAACGTCCCTACTCGTGTGATGAGTGCGGCAAATCTTTTCTGCTAAAACATCATCTTACGACTCATGCTCGGGTACATACGGGCGAACGGCCGCATGTATGCGTCCACTGTGGCAAGAGCTTTGCCCACAAGCACTGTCTCAACACACATCTTTTGCTGCACTCTACGGATCGACCGTATCAGTGCAATGAATGCAAGAAAAGCTTCACACTGAAGCACCATCTGCTTACGCATTCACGTGTCCACAGTAGGGAACGTCCATTTGTGTGCCAGGAGTGTGGGAGATCGTTTCCATTGAAGCGTCATCTCGTCACCCACAGCAAATTCCATGCCGGCGAACGACCATACGTGTGTGATGATTGTGGTGAGAGTTTTGCACAGAAGGAGCACCTTGTAATGCATTCACG TTTTCACGGATCCCTGAATCCTTTTGTCTGCCAAGATTGTGGTGCAACGTTTCCACGGAAATTCCAGTTAGTGAACCATGGACGAATTCATGGACGAGTGCCCCACTCCTGTCCCATTTGTGGTAAGGAGTTTCTCCAGAAGCGCACTTTGGTTGCTCACACTCGTCTCCATACGGGTGACCAGCCATATCCATGCACAATCTGTGGAGAGGGTTTTCGCACGAAGCCCGAACTCAATCAACACAACCGACAAGTCCATGGCGGTCAATCAACCACAACAACCGCGACAGCTAATACAATTGTGGCAACGAATGCAATTGTTGCAAACAATCAACACGCACAGCATGTTCAGGTGCATACATCGCAGCAGCAACAACCACAGCAGCAGACGCATCAGGCACAAGCGGCAGCacagcagcagcaacaacagcagcagcaacagcaacagcagcagcaacaacagCAGCAACAGCAACAACAGCAAACGGTGACTGTGGTGACCAACACAAACAACGGACTAGTTACGACGATAGCAACCCCTTCGACAGCAGCAGAGGCGGCCCGTCCGCAATTTGCTTGCCGTGAATGTGGCAGTGCCTTTAACAGTCGTGAAGCCCTTGCTCTCCATTTGCGACTTCATACCGGAGACAAGAGCCTCATGACAGATCTATGTGCTCTCACAGCAGCAATTCCTGGACATTTCTTAAATACCAACATTAACTCCG GAACAACTGTCGTGGCTGCAAATCCCGCCGTGGTATCTCCTACACCCGTGCCCGTGCAAATAATAACATCGTCGGGTCAAGTGGTGAGTCAAGCCATGGCGGTGCAGAGTGCACCTCAACCACAACAAACGGTGGTGCAGACGGTAGCACCTCAGCAGAAGCCCAAGACGCACTTCTGCAGCAGTTGCGGTAAGGGATTTGCTGCCAAACATGGCCTCCTGCAGCACAATAGACGTCATACAAATGGAAGTTGCACGCTGAGAACACATGTTTGCGAATGCGGAAAGGCCTTCTTCCAGAAGAACCATTTGATGCTCCATCAACGTCAGCATCTAGAGACCAAGCCCAATATCAGCCAGCAG CAAGCTCAGCAGAATCAGCAAGCGGCGCAACAGCAAACGCAGGCTCAGCAGGCGCAGCAACAGTCGCAGCAGCAGTCACAACTTAGTCAACAGCAGGCGCAACAGCAGTCACAACAGCAGTCACAGCAGGCCATGACTAGGGAACTGGTTATCAATTCGCAACCCGTGCAGGTGCAGGTGTTGCAGGGCAATGCACCTCAAATTATCAAATACGAAATAATGTCACATGAGCCGGGTCAAGCAATTGAGTGA
- the LOC129804040 gene encoding zinc finger protein 665 isoform X8, which translates to MCAAQSNPPATFGYTWGFADNTRTESVVEISPNINYTMPYLQLTDSGGITVQKDSKGAIAHTNKGVVRRMIVMNEPFPQTTTQRVITTGSGATTVTHHKKHDVLTNGIIDTKAQTVLTTASGKMHFMSPIGPLQLTAEECNEILAKRAMSAAQTQHTTIATTTDGHHAGWSGIAVQVQKVIQGLEENDDSQTASSTHCKLEPVMSISPKLEFIEQPSSHEEAIPKKERPYSCDECGKSFLLKHHLTTHARVHTGERPHVCVHCGKSFAHKHCLNTHLLLHSTDRPYQCNECKKSFTLKHHLLTHSRVHSRERPFVCQECGRSFPLKRHLVTHSKFHAGERPYVCDDCGESFAQKEHLVMHSRFHGSLNPFVCQDCGATFPRKFQLVNHGRIHGRVPHSCPICGKEFLQKRTLVAHTRLHTGDQPYPCTICGEGFRTKPELNQHNRQVHGGQSTTTTATANTIVATNAIVANNQHAQHVQVHTSQQQQPQQQTHQAQAAAQQQQQQQQQQQQQQQQQQQQQQQQTVTVVTNTNNGLVTTIATPSTAAEAARPQFACRECGSAFNSREALALHLRLHTGDKSLMTDLCALTAAIPGHFLNTNINSGTTVVAANPAVVSPTPVPVQIITSSGQVVSQAMAVQSAPQPQQTVVQTVAPQQKPKTHFCSSCGKGFAAKHGLLQHNRRHTNGSCTLRTHVCECGKAFFQKNHLMLHQRQHLETKPNISQQQAQQNQQAAQQQTQAQQAQQQSQQQSQLSQQQAQQQSQQQSQQAMTRELVINSQPVQVQVLQGNAPQIIKYEIMSHEPGQAIE; encoded by the exons ATGCCATACTTGCAGTTGACCGATTCTGGTGGGATTACGGTGCAGAAGGATTCAAAAGGAGCTATAGCTCATACAAACAAAGGAGTTGTTCGAAGGATGATTGTCATGAATGAGCCTTTCCCGCAGACCACAACACAGAG GGTTATTACAACAGGCAGTGGAGCCACCACAGTCACTCACCACAAGAAACATGATGTGCTGA CCAATGGAATAATTGATACAAAAGCCCAGACAGTTTTGACAACAGCCAGCGGAAAGATGCATTTTATGAGTCCCATTGGACCACTTCAACTCACAGCAGAGGAGTGTAATGAGATTTTGGCTAAGAGAGCCATGAGTGCTGCCCAAACTCAACATACCACAATAGCAACAACTACAGATGGGCATCATGCAGGTTGGTCTG GAATCGCCGTACAAGTGCAAAAAGTTATTCAGGGTTTGGAGGAAAATGATGATTCACAGACAGCCTCATCGACACATTGCAAATTGGAACCCGTTATGAGTATCTCACCGAAATTGGAG TTCATCGAACAACCAAGTAGCCATGAGGAAGCCATACCGAAGAAAGAACGTCCCTACTCGTGTGATGAGTGCGGCAAATCTTTTCTGCTAAAACATCATCTTACGACTCATGCTCGGGTACATACGGGCGAACGGCCGCATGTATGCGTCCACTGTGGCAAGAGCTTTGCCCACAAGCACTGTCTCAACACACATCTTTTGCTGCACTCTACGGATCGACCGTATCAGTGCAATGAATGCAAGAAAAGCTTCACACTGAAGCACCATCTGCTTACGCATTCACGTGTCCACAGTAGGGAACGTCCATTTGTGTGCCAGGAGTGTGGGAGATCGTTTCCATTGAAGCGTCATCTCGTCACCCACAGCAAATTCCATGCCGGCGAACGACCATACGTGTGTGATGATTGTGGTGAGAGTTTTGCACAGAAGGAGCACCTTGTAATGCATTCACG TTTTCACGGATCCCTGAATCCTTTTGTCTGCCAAGATTGTGGTGCAACGTTTCCACGGAAATTCCAGTTAGTGAACCATGGACGAATTCATGGACGAGTGCCCCACTCCTGTCCCATTTGTGGTAAGGAGTTTCTCCAGAAGCGCACTTTGGTTGCTCACACTCGTCTCCATACGGGTGACCAGCCATATCCATGCACAATCTGTGGAGAGGGTTTTCGCACGAAGCCCGAACTCAATCAACACAACCGACAAGTCCATGGCGGTCAATCAACCACAACAACCGCGACAGCTAATACAATTGTGGCAACGAATGCAATTGTTGCAAACAATCAACACGCACAGCATGTTCAGGTGCATACATCGCAGCAGCAACAACCACAGCAGCAGACGCATCAGGCACAAGCGGCAGCacagcagcagcaacaacagcagcagcaacagcaacagcagcagcaacaacagCAGCAACAGCAACAACAGCAAACGGTGACTGTGGTGACCAACACAAACAACGGACTAGTTACGACGATAGCAACCCCTTCGACAGCAGCAGAGGCGGCCCGTCCGCAATTTGCTTGCCGTGAATGTGGCAGTGCCTTTAACAGTCGTGAAGCCCTTGCTCTCCATTTGCGACTTCATACCGGAGACAAGAGCCTCATGACAGATCTATGTGCTCTCACAGCAGCAATTCCTGGACATTTCTTAAATACCAACATTAACTCCG GAACAACTGTCGTGGCTGCAAATCCCGCCGTGGTATCTCCTACACCCGTGCCCGTGCAAATAATAACATCGTCGGGTCAAGTGGTGAGTCAAGCCATGGCGGTGCAGAGTGCACCTCAACCACAACAAACGGTGGTGCAGACGGTAGCACCTCAGCAGAAGCCCAAGACGCACTTCTGCAGCAGTTGCGGTAAGGGATTTGCTGCCAAACATGGCCTCCTGCAGCACAATAGACGTCATACAAATGGAAGTTGCACGCTGAGAACACATGTTTGCGAATGCGGAAAGGCCTTCTTCCAGAAGAACCATTTGATGCTCCATCAACGTCAGCATCTAGAGACCAAGCCCAATATCAGCCAGCAG CAAGCTCAGCAGAATCAGCAAGCGGCGCAACAGCAAACGCAGGCTCAGCAGGCGCAGCAACAGTCGCAGCAGCAGTCACAACTTAGTCAACAGCAGGCGCAACAGCAGTCACAACAGCAGTCACAGCAGGCCATGACTAGGGAACTGGTTATCAATTCGCAACCCGTGCAGGTGCAGGTGTTGCAGGGCAATGCACCTCAAATTATCAAATACGAAATAATGTCACATGAGCCGGGTCAAGCAATTGAGTGA
- the LOC129804040 gene encoding zinc finger protein 665 isoform X5 — MCAAQSNPPATFGYTWGFADNTRTESVVEISPNINYTVSETMPYLQLTDSGGITVQKDSKGAIAHTNKGVVRRMIVMNEPFPQTTTQRVITTGSGATTVTHHKKHDVLTNGIIDTKAQTVLTTASGKMHFMSPIGPLQLTAEECNEILAKRAMSAAQTQHTTIATTTDGHHAGWSGIAVQVQKVIQGLEENDDSQTASSTHCKLEPVMSISPKLEFIEQPSSHEEAIPKKERPYSCDECGKSFLLKHHLTTHARVHTGERPHVCVHCGKSFAHKHCLNTHLLLHSTDRPYQCNECKKSFTLKHHLLTHSRVHSRERPFVCQECGRSFPLKRHLVTHSKFHAGERPYVCDDCGESFAQKEHLVMHSRFHGSLNPFVCQDCGATFPRKFQLVNHGRIHGRVPHSCPICGKEFLQKRTLVAHTRLHTGDQPYPCTICGEGFRTKPELNQHNRQVHGGQSTTTTATANTIVATNAIVANNQHAQHVQVHTSQQQQPQQQTHQAQAAAQQQQQQQQQQQQQQQQQQQQQQQQTVTVVTNTNNGLVTTIATPSTAAEAARPQFACRECGSAFNSREALALHLRLHTGDKSLMTDLCALTAAIPGHFLNTNINSGTTVVAANPAVVSPTPVPVQIITSSGQVVSQAMAVQSAPQPQQTVVQTVAPQQKPKTHFCSSCGKGFAAKHGLLQHNRRHTNGSCTLRTHVCECGKAFFQKNHLMLHQRQHLETKPNISQQQAQQNQQAAQQQTQAQQAQQQSQQQSQLSQQQAQQQSQQQSQQAMTRELVINSQPVQVQVLQGNAPQIIKYEIMSHEPGQAIE; from the exons ATGCCATACTTGCAGTTGACCGATTCTGGTGGGATTACGGTGCAGAAGGATTCAAAAGGAGCTATAGCTCATACAAACAAAGGAGTTGTTCGAAGGATGATTGTCATGAATGAGCCTTTCCCGCAGACCACAACACAGAG GGTTATTACAACAGGCAGTGGAGCCACCACAGTCACTCACCACAAGAAACATGATGTGCTGA CCAATGGAATAATTGATACAAAAGCCCAGACAGTTTTGACAACAGCCAGCGGAAAGATGCATTTTATGAGTCCCATTGGACCACTTCAACTCACAGCAGAGGAGTGTAATGAGATTTTGGCTAAGAGAGCCATGAGTGCTGCCCAAACTCAACATACCACAATAGCAACAACTACAGATGGGCATCATGCAGGTTGGTCTG GAATCGCCGTACAAGTGCAAAAAGTTATTCAGGGTTTGGAGGAAAATGATGATTCACAGACAGCCTCATCGACACATTGCAAATTGGAACCCGTTATGAGTATCTCACCGAAATTGGAG TTCATCGAACAACCAAGTAGCCATGAGGAAGCCATACCGAAGAAAGAACGTCCCTACTCGTGTGATGAGTGCGGCAAATCTTTTCTGCTAAAACATCATCTTACGACTCATGCTCGGGTACATACGGGCGAACGGCCGCATGTATGCGTCCACTGTGGCAAGAGCTTTGCCCACAAGCACTGTCTCAACACACATCTTTTGCTGCACTCTACGGATCGACCGTATCAGTGCAATGAATGCAAGAAAAGCTTCACACTGAAGCACCATCTGCTTACGCATTCACGTGTCCACAGTAGGGAACGTCCATTTGTGTGCCAGGAGTGTGGGAGATCGTTTCCATTGAAGCGTCATCTCGTCACCCACAGCAAATTCCATGCCGGCGAACGACCATACGTGTGTGATGATTGTGGTGAGAGTTTTGCACAGAAGGAGCACCTTGTAATGCATTCACG TTTTCACGGATCCCTGAATCCTTTTGTCTGCCAAGATTGTGGTGCAACGTTTCCACGGAAATTCCAGTTAGTGAACCATGGACGAATTCATGGACGAGTGCCCCACTCCTGTCCCATTTGTGGTAAGGAGTTTCTCCAGAAGCGCACTTTGGTTGCTCACACTCGTCTCCATACGGGTGACCAGCCATATCCATGCACAATCTGTGGAGAGGGTTTTCGCACGAAGCCCGAACTCAATCAACACAACCGACAAGTCCATGGCGGTCAATCAACCACAACAACCGCGACAGCTAATACAATTGTGGCAACGAATGCAATTGTTGCAAACAATCAACACGCACAGCATGTTCAGGTGCATACATCGCAGCAGCAACAACCACAGCAGCAGACGCATCAGGCACAAGCGGCAGCacagcagcagcaacaacagcagcagcaacagcaacagcagcagcaacaacagCAGCAACAGCAACAACAGCAAACGGTGACTGTGGTGACCAACACAAACAACGGACTAGTTACGACGATAGCAACCCCTTCGACAGCAGCAGAGGCGGCCCGTCCGCAATTTGCTTGCCGTGAATGTGGCAGTGCCTTTAACAGTCGTGAAGCCCTTGCTCTCCATTTGCGACTTCATACCGGAGACAAGAGCCTCATGACAGATCTATGTGCTCTCACAGCAGCAATTCCTGGACATTTCTTAAATACCAACATTAACTCCG GAACAACTGTCGTGGCTGCAAATCCCGCCGTGGTATCTCCTACACCCGTGCCCGTGCAAATAATAACATCGTCGGGTCAAGTGGTGAGTCAAGCCATGGCGGTGCAGAGTGCACCTCAACCACAACAAACGGTGGTGCAGACGGTAGCACCTCAGCAGAAGCCCAAGACGCACTTCTGCAGCAGTTGCGGTAAGGGATTTGCTGCCAAACATGGCCTCCTGCAGCACAATAGACGTCATACAAATGGAAGTTGCACGCTGAGAACACATGTTTGCGAATGCGGAAAGGCCTTCTTCCAGAAGAACCATTTGATGCTCCATCAACGTCAGCATCTAGAGACCAAGCCCAATATCAGCCAGCAG CAAGCTCAGCAGAATCAGCAAGCGGCGCAACAGCAAACGCAGGCTCAGCAGGCGCAGCAACAGTCGCAGCAGCAGTCACAACTTAGTCAACAGCAGGCGCAACAGCAGTCACAACAGCAGTCACAGCAGGCCATGACTAGGGAACTGGTTATCAATTCGCAACCCGTGCAGGTGCAGGTGTTGCAGGGCAATGCACCTCAAATTATCAAATACGAAATAATGTCACATGAGCCGGGTCAAGCAATTGAGTGA
- the LOC129804040 gene encoding zinc finger protein 665 isoform X1 — translation MCAAQSNPPATFGYTWGFADNTRTESVVEISPNINYTVSETMPYLQLTDSGGITVQKDSKGAIAHTNKGVVRRMIVMNEPFPQTTTQRVITTGSGATTVTHHKKHDVLTNGIIDTKAQTVLTTASGKMHFMSPIGPLQLTAEECNEILAKRAMSAAQTQHTTIATTTDGHHAGWSGIAVQVQKVIQGLEENDDSQTASSTHCKLEPVMSISPKLEFIEQPSSHEEAIPKKERPYSCDECGKSFLLKHHLTTHARVHTGERPHVCVHCGKSFAHKHCLNTHLLLHSTDRPYQCNECKKSFTLKHHLLTHSRVHSRERPFVCQECGRSFPLKRHLVTHSKFHAGERPYVCDDCGESFAQKEHLVMHSRFHGSLNPFVCQDCGATFPRKFQLVNHGRIHGRVPHSCPICGKEFLQKRTLVAHTRLHTGDQPYPCTICGEGFRTKPELNQHNRQVHGGQSTTTTATANTIVATNAIVANNQHAQHVQVHTSQQQQPQQQTHQAQAAAQQQQQQQQQQQQQQQQQQQQQQQQTVTVVTNTNNGLVTTIATPSTAAEAARPQFACRECGSAFNSREALALHLRLHTGDKSLMTDLCALTAAIPGHFLNTNINSGTTVVAANPAVVSPTPVPVQIITSSGQVVSQAMAVQSAPQPQQTVVQTVAPQQKPKTHFCSSCGKGFAAKHGLLQHNRRHTNGSCTLRTHVCECGKAFFQKNHLMLHQRQHLETKPNISQQTQSQSAQENQDNTLSAQQQAQQNQQAAQQQTQAQQAQQQSQQQSQLSQQQAQQQSQQQSQQAMTRELVINSQPVQVQVLQGNAPQIIKYEIMSHEPGQAIE, via the exons ATGCCATACTTGCAGTTGACCGATTCTGGTGGGATTACGGTGCAGAAGGATTCAAAAGGAGCTATAGCTCATACAAACAAAGGAGTTGTTCGAAGGATGATTGTCATGAATGAGCCTTTCCCGCAGACCACAACACAGAG GGTTATTACAACAGGCAGTGGAGCCACCACAGTCACTCACCACAAGAAACATGATGTGCTGA CCAATGGAATAATTGATACAAAAGCCCAGACAGTTTTGACAACAGCCAGCGGAAAGATGCATTTTATGAGTCCCATTGGACCACTTCAACTCACAGCAGAGGAGTGTAATGAGATTTTGGCTAAGAGAGCCATGAGTGCTGCCCAAACTCAACATACCACAATAGCAACAACTACAGATGGGCATCATGCAGGTTGGTCTG GAATCGCCGTACAAGTGCAAAAAGTTATTCAGGGTTTGGAGGAAAATGATGATTCACAGACAGCCTCATCGACACATTGCAAATTGGAACCCGTTATGAGTATCTCACCGAAATTGGAG TTCATCGAACAACCAAGTAGCCATGAGGAAGCCATACCGAAGAAAGAACGTCCCTACTCGTGTGATGAGTGCGGCAAATCTTTTCTGCTAAAACATCATCTTACGACTCATGCTCGGGTACATACGGGCGAACGGCCGCATGTATGCGTCCACTGTGGCAAGAGCTTTGCCCACAAGCACTGTCTCAACACACATCTTTTGCTGCACTCTACGGATCGACCGTATCAGTGCAATGAATGCAAGAAAAGCTTCACACTGAAGCACCATCTGCTTACGCATTCACGTGTCCACAGTAGGGAACGTCCATTTGTGTGCCAGGAGTGTGGGAGATCGTTTCCATTGAAGCGTCATCTCGTCACCCACAGCAAATTCCATGCCGGCGAACGACCATACGTGTGTGATGATTGTGGTGAGAGTTTTGCACAGAAGGAGCACCTTGTAATGCATTCACG TTTTCACGGATCCCTGAATCCTTTTGTCTGCCAAGATTGTGGTGCAACGTTTCCACGGAAATTCCAGTTAGTGAACCATGGACGAATTCATGGACGAGTGCCCCACTCCTGTCCCATTTGTGGTAAGGAGTTTCTCCAGAAGCGCACTTTGGTTGCTCACACTCGTCTCCATACGGGTGACCAGCCATATCCATGCACAATCTGTGGAGAGGGTTTTCGCACGAAGCCCGAACTCAATCAACACAACCGACAAGTCCATGGCGGTCAATCAACCACAACAACCGCGACAGCTAATACAATTGTGGCAACGAATGCAATTGTTGCAAACAATCAACACGCACAGCATGTTCAGGTGCATACATCGCAGCAGCAACAACCACAGCAGCAGACGCATCAGGCACAAGCGGCAGCacagcagcagcaacaacagcagcagcaacagcaacagcagcagcaacaacagCAGCAACAGCAACAACAGCAAACGGTGACTGTGGTGACCAACACAAACAACGGACTAGTTACGACGATAGCAACCCCTTCGACAGCAGCAGAGGCGGCCCGTCCGCAATTTGCTTGCCGTGAATGTGGCAGTGCCTTTAACAGTCGTGAAGCCCTTGCTCTCCATTTGCGACTTCATACCGGAGACAAGAGCCTCATGACAGATCTATGTGCTCTCACAGCAGCAATTCCTGGACATTTCTTAAATACCAACATTAACTCCG GAACAACTGTCGTGGCTGCAAATCCCGCCGTGGTATCTCCTACACCCGTGCCCGTGCAAATAATAACATCGTCGGGTCAAGTGGTGAGTCAAGCCATGGCGGTGCAGAGTGCACCTCAACCACAACAAACGGTGGTGCAGACGGTAGCACCTCAGCAGAAGCCCAAGACGCACTTCTGCAGCAGTTGCGGTAAGGGATTTGCTGCCAAACATGGCCTCCTGCAGCACAATAGACGTCATACAAATGGAAGTTGCACGCTGAGAACACATGTTTGCGAATGCGGAAAGGCCTTCTTCCAGAAGAACCATTTGATGCTCCATCAACGTCAGCATCTAGAGACCAAGCCCAATATCAGCCAGCAG ACTCAAAGTCAGAGTGCACAAGAGAATCAAGACAATACATTATCTGCTCAGCAGCAAGCTCAGCAGAATCAGCAAGCGGCGCAACAGCAAACGCAGGCTCAGCAGGCGCAGCAACAGTCGCAGCAGCAGTCACAACTTAGTCAACAGCAGGCGCAACAGCAGTCACAACAGCAGTCACAGCAGGCCATGACTAGGGAACTGGTTATCAATTCGCAACCCGTGCAGGTGCAGGTGTTGCAGGGCAATGCACCTCAAATTATCAAATACGAAATAATGTCACATGAGCCGGGTCAAGCAATTGAGTGA